Proteins encoded together in one Streptomyces sp. NA04227 window:
- a CDS encoding TetR family transcriptional regulator yields the protein MAQVDESADSGTAAAPAAPLDGKSGGTSGPRRRSDATREAILAAARERFAADGYERATIRAIARDARIDPSMVMRYYGNKEGLFAAACAFDLRLPQVPTEAEKGVGRLLVRHFLEVWNKDEGFTALMRVGVTNPAAADRMQQVLREQLLPLAEQLSPDPAQAPLRATLSASQILGMALTRYVLRFPGAVAMDEEEVIDWLAPTIERYLTAEGP from the coding sequence ATGGCTCAGGTTGATGAATCGGCAGACTCCGGCACGGCGGCGGCGCCCGCGGCTCCCCTCGACGGGAAGAGCGGGGGCACCTCCGGGCCGCGACGCAGGTCCGACGCCACGCGGGAGGCGATCCTGGCCGCGGCACGGGAGCGGTTCGCGGCCGACGGCTACGAGCGCGCGACCATCCGCGCCATCGCGCGCGACGCGCGGATCGATCCGTCGATGGTGATGCGCTACTACGGGAACAAGGAGGGCCTGTTCGCCGCGGCCTGCGCCTTCGACCTGCGCCTTCCGCAGGTGCCCACGGAGGCGGAGAAGGGCGTGGGCCGACTCCTCGTACGCCACTTCCTGGAGGTCTGGAACAAGGACGAGGGGTTCACGGCGCTGATGCGCGTCGGCGTGACCAATCCCGCGGCCGCCGACCGGATGCAGCAGGTGCTGCGCGAGCAATTGCTGCCGCTCGCCGAGCAGTTGAGCCCCGATCCGGCCCAGGCGCCACTGCGGGCGACGCTCAGCGCCTCACAGATCCTCGGCATGGCGCTGACGCGGTACGTGCTGCGGTTCCCCGGGGCCGTCGCGATGGACGAGGAGGAGGTGATCGACTGGCTCGCCCCGACGATCGAGCGCTACCTCACGGCCGAAGGGCCCTGA
- the malQ gene encoding 4-alpha-glucanotransferase, with protein MPLSRLAALHGVASSYSPSPGQTVPATDDAVVAALAALDVDASSPEAVRRALAVREAEERERLLPPTVVCWGTGQGGQPASLTGLPRGTRLTVTTEQGETRGETTGLPWGVHRLRAEAADGRRAEAHLIVAPERAPAPAGRSYGLLVQLYSLLSARSWGMGDLGDLSQLVSWAGRDLGADFVQVNPLHAGLVGTGDPSPYRPSSRRFPDPVHLRVEDIPEYAYLRGEERAEAERLVARAEALREGVLSGKELIDRDAVGELKRRALELVATVPLGPGRRAAYCDYLAVEGRALDDHATFCALAERHGNDWRSWPAGLHDPASAETARARGELMDRIDFHSLLAWLTDDQLARAQRSALDAGMRVGLVHDLAVGVHPRGSDSWAQQEFHAAGMSVGAPPDAFNARGQDWGLPPWRPDRLAASGYAPFRRLLRALLRHAGALRIDHVMGLFRLWWVPEGRPPTEGTYVHYDSEAMLAVLVLEAHRAGALVIGEDLGTVGDGVRETLRRRGILGTSVLWFERDYEGSASGHPLPPDQWRADCLAAATTHDLPPTAARLSGDHVRLREELGLSGAGSAVESAEPEAQGPEFEGPEFEGAEAEDATETAQWLATFARLGLLPAGAGHEEDEVRAVYRYLRGTPSRLIGVWLPDGTGDRRPQNVPGTTDEYPNWRLPMADDQGRPVTLEDLAASARLYALIDVFRSPEPSPGPRSVPPDARPV; from the coding sequence ATGCCACTGTCCCGGCTCGCCGCGCTGCACGGCGTCGCCAGTTCGTACTCCCCCTCGCCCGGGCAGACCGTGCCCGCCACGGACGACGCCGTCGTCGCCGCGCTCGCGGCGCTGGACGTGGACGCGAGCAGTCCCGAGGCCGTCCGCCGGGCGCTCGCGGTGCGGGAGGCGGAGGAACGGGAGCGGCTGCTGCCGCCGACCGTGGTGTGCTGGGGCACGGGACAAGGCGGGCAGCCCGCGTCGCTGACCGGGCTGCCGCGGGGCACCCGGCTGACGGTGACCACCGAGCAGGGCGAGACCCGCGGCGAGACGACGGGACTGCCCTGGGGCGTGCACCGGCTGCGGGCCGAGGCCGCCGACGGGCGCCGGGCCGAGGCGCATCTGATCGTGGCGCCCGAACGGGCCCCCGCACCGGCGGGCCGCTCCTACGGGCTCCTCGTCCAGCTGTACTCGCTGCTGTCGGCGCGCTCCTGGGGCATGGGCGACCTCGGCGACCTCAGCCAACTCGTCTCCTGGGCGGGCCGTGACCTCGGCGCCGACTTCGTCCAGGTCAACCCGCTGCACGCCGGTCTGGTCGGTACCGGCGACCCCTCGCCGTACCGGCCCTCCTCCCGCCGCTTCCCCGACCCGGTGCACCTGCGCGTCGAGGACATTCCCGAGTACGCCTATCTGCGCGGCGAGGAACGCGCCGAGGCGGAACGGCTGGTGGCCCGCGCCGAGGCCCTGCGCGAAGGGGTGCTCAGCGGCAAGGAGCTGATCGACCGGGACGCCGTCGGTGAACTCAAGCGGCGCGCCCTGGAGTTGGTGGCCACCGTTCCGCTCGGCCCCGGCAGGAGGGCCGCGTACTGCGACTACCTGGCCGTCGAGGGCCGCGCCCTGGACGACCACGCGACCTTCTGTGCCCTCGCCGAGCGGCACGGCAACGACTGGCGCTCCTGGCCCGCCGGACTGCACGATCCGGCCTCCGCCGAGACGGCCCGCGCCCGCGGCGAACTCATGGACCGGATCGACTTCCACTCCCTGCTGGCCTGGCTGACCGACGATCAGCTCGCCCGCGCCCAGCGCAGCGCCCTCGATGCGGGCATGCGGGTGGGCCTGGTGCACGACCTCGCCGTCGGCGTGCATCCCCGCGGCTCGGACAGTTGGGCGCAGCAGGAGTTCCACGCCGCCGGCATGTCGGTCGGCGCGCCCCCGGACGCCTTCAACGCGCGCGGCCAGGACTGGGGCCTGCCGCCCTGGCGCCCGGACCGTCTCGCCGCATCCGGCTACGCCCCCTTCCGGCGGCTCCTGCGCGCCCTGCTGCGGCACGCGGGGGCGCTGCGGATCGACCACGTCATGGGGCTCTTCCGGCTGTGGTGGGTGCCCGAGGGCCGCCCGCCCACCGAGGGCACCTATGTGCACTACGACTCCGAGGCCATGCTCGCCGTACTGGTCCTGGAGGCCCACCGCGCCGGAGCACTCGTGATCGGCGAGGACCTCGGCACCGTCGGGGACGGGGTGCGCGAGACCCTGCGCCGACGCGGGATCCTCGGCACCTCGGTGCTCTGGTTCGAGCGCGACTACGAGGGCTCCGCCTCGGGCCACCCGCTGCCGCCGGACCAGTGGCGCGCGGACTGCCTGGCCGCCGCGACCACCCACGACCTGCCGCCGACCGCCGCACGGCTGAGCGGGGATCATGTGCGGCTGCGTGAGGAGCTCGGGCTGTCGGGAGCGGGGAGCGCGGTGGAGTCGGCGGAACCCGAGGCGCAGGGGCCGGAGTTCGAGGGGCCGGAGTTCGAGGGGGCCGAGGCGGAGGACGCCACCGAGACCGCGCAGTGGCTCGCCACGTTCGCCCGGCTCGGTCTGCTCCCGGCGGGAGCGGGGCACGAGGAGGACGAGGTCCGCGCGGTCTACCGGTACCTGCGCGGCACGCCGTCCCGGCTGATCGGTGTCTGGCTGCCCGACGGCACGGGGGACCGGCGCCCGCAGAACGTCCCGGGCACCACCGACGAATACCCCAACTGGCGCCTGCCCATGGCCGACGACCAGGGTCGGCCGGTCACCCTGGAGGACCTCGCCGCCTCCGCCCGTCTGTACGCGCTCATCGACGTCTTCCGGTCGCCGGAACCCTCGCCGGGACCCCGATCGGTACCCCCGGACGCGCGGCCCGTTTGA
- a CDS encoding beta-N-acetylglucosaminidase domain-containing protein, which produces MRLRRSKSAVAVTAAVIAGALGGAQGAFAAPTAPGVLADDAGDKAGQRGKDREDRDRRGEAGVPAVYPRPQTMRAKGAGVALGDEVVLVTGPGADTYAVEALRTELRAAGVRRILTVAEDAPLPRGRALVVRMGKDAAAGGSPATHRGPASALDDALRELGAPDRGDLPSGGYRLAVGSVGGRDTVALAGVGEDGLFHAVQTLRQLTEGRRIAGVLVRDWPGTPVRGLTEGFYGTPWSSQQRLAQLDFLGRTKQNRYLYAPGDDPYRLAQWREPYPAGQRADFRALAERARRNHVTLAWAVAPGQSMCLSSDQDLRALNRKIDAMWALGVRAFQLQFQDVSYSEWHCGRDSDAFGSGPEAAARAQAHVANAVARHLAERHPQAEPLSLMPTEYYQEGTTEYRTALGRELSPTVQVAWTGVGVVPRTITGRELRTAREAFGAQHPLITMDNYPVNDFAEDRIHLGPYTGREPAVAAGSSALLANAMEQPAASRIPLFTAADFAWNPRDYRPAASWQAAIDALAGRDPKVRAAVRALAGNDASSVLGTEESAYLKPLTEAFWQGRRSNDVKRSDRAADALRDAFAVMREAPENLRDSELSGEVAPWIEQLAAYGRAGEAAVDMLRAQSHSDGARAWQARRALKDARRDVAAGTVTVGKGALDAFLDRTEAAYDNWTGTSGGQDGRSDAAKEDQDSGGDDRTLRVTQSRPLAAVTVQSEPGAEGRVEARAPGGGWQRLGDLDPSGWTQLDARRLRADALRVRATDSGTGNGPGNGTGNENVVQDLGAWYADSPAAELRLDRQATDLQPGGRASARLTLTSRRPGDVRDEIAAKAPRGLTVRVPERTVLPRGREIDVPLEITAAKNAKPGRYEIPVTFAGQSTRLTVTVFRTPSGEDLARGARATASGEESADFPASAALDGDAGSRWSSPAKDGVWWQMKLRRPARIDELVLRWEDAYASAYRIQVSPDGRDWRTAARIEDGRGGRESVRVDAADVRFVRVVADERAGGTAAAAYGVSLWSVEAYGSRADEPDEADEPDERDETDEPGSDKKEKGHGAGEADRNDSDDRRQR; this is translated from the coding sequence GTGCGACTGCGGCGCAGCAAGAGTGCGGTCGCCGTGACCGCGGCCGTCATCGCGGGCGCGCTCGGCGGCGCGCAGGGCGCCTTCGCGGCGCCGACCGCGCCGGGCGTCCTCGCGGACGACGCGGGCGACAAGGCGGGGCAGCGCGGCAAGGACCGCGAGGACCGTGACAGGCGCGGCGAGGCGGGAGTGCCCGCCGTGTACCCGCGCCCTCAGACGATGCGCGCCAAGGGCGCGGGCGTCGCACTCGGCGACGAGGTGGTCCTGGTCACCGGGCCGGGTGCGGACACCTACGCCGTCGAGGCACTGCGCACCGAGCTGCGCGCCGCCGGGGTCCGCCGGATCCTCACCGTCGCCGAGGACGCCCCGCTGCCGCGCGGGCGCGCGCTCGTGGTGCGGATGGGCAAGGACGCGGCCGCCGGTGGCTCTCCGGCCACTCATCGCGGCCCGGCCTCCGCGCTCGACGACGCCCTGCGCGAGCTCGGTGCTCCGGACCGCGGCGATCTGCCCTCCGGCGGTTACCGGCTCGCGGTCGGCAGCGTCGGCGGACGGGACACGGTGGCGCTCGCGGGAGTCGGCGAGGACGGTCTCTTCCACGCGGTGCAGACCCTGCGGCAGTTGACCGAGGGCCGCCGGATCGCCGGTGTCCTGGTGCGCGACTGGCCCGGGACACCCGTACGCGGCCTGACGGAGGGTTTCTACGGAACGCCGTGGAGCTCGCAGCAGCGGCTCGCGCAGCTCGACTTCCTGGGGCGCACCAAGCAGAACCGCTATCTGTACGCGCCCGGCGACGACCCGTACCGCCTCGCCCAGTGGCGTGAGCCCTACCCCGCCGGGCAGCGCGCGGACTTCCGGGCGCTGGCCGAACGGGCGCGGCGCAACCATGTGACGCTGGCCTGGGCGGTGGCGCCCGGACAGAGCATGTGTCTGTCCTCGGACCAGGACCTGCGGGCGCTGAACCGCAAGATCGACGCGATGTGGGCGCTCGGGGTGCGCGCCTTCCAGTTGCAGTTCCAGGACGTGAGTTACAGCGAGTGGCACTGCGGCAGGGACTCCGACGCCTTCGGGTCGGGGCCCGAGGCGGCGGCGCGTGCGCAGGCGCACGTGGCGAACGCGGTCGCGCGGCATCTCGCCGAGCGCCACCCGCAGGCGGAGCCGCTCTCCCTGATGCCCACCGAGTACTACCAGGAGGGCACCACCGAGTACCGCACGGCGCTCGGCCGGGAGCTCTCGCCCACCGTCCAGGTCGCCTGGACCGGCGTCGGTGTGGTGCCGCGCACGATCACCGGCCGGGAACTGCGCACGGCCCGCGAGGCCTTCGGCGCGCAGCACCCGCTGATCACCATGGACAACTACCCCGTCAACGACTTCGCCGAGGACCGTATCCACCTCGGCCCCTACACCGGCCGCGAGCCCGCCGTGGCCGCCGGGTCCTCGGCGCTGCTGGCCAACGCGATGGAACAGCCCGCGGCCTCCCGCATTCCGCTGTTCACGGCGGCCGACTTCGCGTGGAACCCGCGCGACTACCGTCCCGCCGCGTCCTGGCAGGCGGCGATCGACGCCCTCGCGGGCCGGGACCCCAAGGTCCGCGCGGCGGTACGGGCACTGGCCGGCAACGACGCCTCCTCCGTGCTCGGCACCGAGGAGTCCGCCTATCTGAAACCGTTGACCGAGGCCTTCTGGCAGGGGCGCCGCAGCAACGACGTCAAGCGCTCCGACCGGGCCGCCGACGCGCTGCGGGACGCCTTCGCGGTGATGCGCGAGGCACCCGAGAACCTCCGGGACAGCGAGCTGAGCGGCGAAGTGGCGCCCTGGATCGAACAGTTGGCGGCGTACGGCAGAGCGGGCGAGGCAGCGGTCGACATGTTGCGTGCGCAGTCGCACTCCGACGGCGCGCGCGCCTGGCAGGCCCGGCGCGCACTGAAGGACGCACGCCGTGACGTCGCCGCGGGCACCGTCACGGTGGGCAAGGGCGCACTCGACGCCTTCCTCGACCGGACCGAGGCCGCGTACGACAACTGGACCGGCACCTCCGGCGGCCAGGACGGGCGGAGCGACGCGGCCAAGGAGGACCAGGACTCCGGCGGCGACGACCGCACCCTGCGCGTGACCCAGTCGCGGCCGCTCGCGGCGGTCACCGTGCAGAGCGAACCCGGCGCCGAGGGCCGCGTCGAGGCCCGCGCGCCCGGCGGGGGCTGGCAGCGCCTCGGCGACCTCGACCCCAGTGGCTGGACCCAACTCGACGCCCGCCGCCTGCGAGCCGACGCCCTCCGCGTACGGGCCACCGACTCCGGCACCGGAAACGGCCCTGGAAACGGCACCGGGAACGAGAACGTCGTACAGGATCTCGGCGCCTGGTACGCGGACTCCCCCGCTGCCGAACTCCGGCTCGACCGGCAGGCCACCGACCTCCAACCCGGCGGCCGGGCCTCGGCCCGGCTCACGCTGACCTCGCGGCGCCCCGGCGACGTGCGCGACGAGATCGCCGCGAAGGCCCCGCGCGGCCTGACGGTACGGGTCCCGGAGCGCACCGTGCTGCCGCGCGGCCGGGAGATCGACGTACCGCTGGAGATCACAGCGGCGAAGAACGCGAAGCCGGGGCGGTACGAGATCCCGGTCACCTTCGCGGGGCAGAGCACGCGGCTGACGGTGACCGTCTTCCGCACCCCGTCCGGTGAGGACCTCGCCCGCGGCGCCAGGGCCACCGCCTCCGGCGAGGAGAGCGCCGACTTCCCCGCCTCGGCCGCGCTGGACGGCGACGCGGGCTCGCGCTGGTCCTCGCCCGCCAAGGACGGCGTCTGGTGGCAGATGAAGCTGCGGCGGCCCGCCCGGATCGACGAGTTGGTACTGCGCTGGGAGGACGCCTACGCCTCCGCGTACCGGATACAGGTCTCCCCCGACGGCCGGGACTGGCGCACGGCGGCACGGATAGAGGACGGCCGGGGCGGGCGCGAGAGCGTGCGCGTGGACGCGGCCGACGTCCGTTTCGTACGGGTCGTGGCCGACGAACGCGCGGGCGGGACCGCAGCCGCCGCGTACGGAGTCTCGCTGTGGTCGGTGGAGGCGTACGGCTCCCGTGCGGACGAGCCGGATGAGGCAGACGAGCCGGACGAGAGAGACGAGACGGACGAGCCTGGCAGCGACAAGAAGGAGAAGGGCCACGGGGCGGGCGAGGCCGACCGGAACGACAGCGACGACCGGCGACAGCGCTAG
- a CDS encoding HNH endonuclease, which yields MPHVLVLNASYEPLGVVPLRRALVLVLENKAICLEESGAFMHSATHTVPAPSVVRLKRFVRVPYRGPVPLTRRALFARDGGRCMYCGSVATSVDHVIPRSRGGQHVWDNVVASCRRCNHVKADRHLRELGWRLRHAPAPPTGLAWRIIGTGHRDPRWLPYLQPYGAEDALARIDGISA from the coding sequence GTGCCGCATGTCCTGGTCCTCAACGCGTCGTACGAGCCCCTCGGCGTCGTACCGCTCCGCCGCGCGCTCGTCCTCGTCCTGGAGAACAAGGCAATCTGCCTTGAGGAATCCGGCGCCTTTATGCACAGCGCGACCCATACCGTGCCCGCACCCAGTGTGGTCCGGCTCAAGCGTTTCGTGCGGGTCCCCTACCGGGGGCCCGTTCCTCTCACCCGGCGGGCACTGTTCGCCCGCGACGGCGGCCGCTGCATGTACTGCGGCTCGGTCGCGACCAGCGTCGACCACGTGATTCCGCGCAGCCGTGGCGGACAACACGTCTGGGACAACGTCGTCGCCTCCTGCCGCCGCTGCAACCACGTCAAGGCCGACCGGCACCTGCGGGAACTCGGCTGGCGCCTGCGCCATGCGCCCGCCCCGCCGACCGGTCTGGCCTGGAGAATCATCGGCACGGGTCATCGCGACCCACGCTGGCTGCCCTATCTGCAGCCATACGGCGCAGAGGACGCCCTGGCCCGGATCGACGGCATCTCCGCCTGA
- a CDS encoding mechanosensitive ion channel family protein yields MLSSVLAAAGPTDRKDSVQDTPDRVTEAAGWFEENWSSWLEVGLRILLIAVIAVVLRFVVRRAITRLIDRMNRTVQAVDGTALGGLLVNVERRRQRSQAIGSVLRSVASFLILGTAALMVLSTFDINLAPLLASAGVAGVAIGFGARNLVTDFLSGVFMILEDQYGVGDSIDAGVASGEVIEVGLRVTKLRGDNGEIWYVRNGEVKRIGNLSQGWATAGVDVTVRPDEDLDRVKATLTEVGEELAKAEPWNERLWGPVEVLGLDSVLIDQMTVRVSAKTMPGKALGVERELRWRIKQTFDRSGIRIVGGLPVPADGEAPADPTAGMAAPSAYASTTSPQSAAASPLAPPQNLSK; encoded by the coding sequence GTGCTCTCGTCCGTCCTCGCCGCCGCCGGTCCCACCGACCGCAAGGACTCCGTCCAGGACACCCCGGACCGGGTGACCGAGGCGGCAGGCTGGTTCGAGGAGAACTGGTCGAGCTGGCTGGAGGTCGGGCTCCGCATACTCCTGATCGCGGTCATCGCGGTGGTGCTGCGCTTTGTCGTGCGCCGGGCGATCACTCGTCTCATAGACCGGATGAACCGCACCGTGCAGGCCGTCGACGGCACCGCGCTCGGTGGCCTCCTGGTCAATGTGGAGCGGCGCAGACAGCGTTCGCAGGCGATCGGTTCGGTGCTGCGCTCGGTGGCCTCGTTCCTGATCCTCGGCACCGCCGCGCTGATGGTGCTCTCCACCTTCGACATCAACCTGGCGCCGCTGCTCGCCTCGGCCGGAGTCGCGGGCGTCGCGATCGGCTTCGGCGCGCGCAATCTGGTCACCGACTTCCTGTCCGGCGTCTTCATGATCCTCGAGGACCAGTACGGGGTCGGCGACTCCATCGACGCGGGTGTGGCCAGCGGCGAGGTCATCGAGGTGGGCCTGCGGGTCACCAAGCTGCGCGGCGACAACGGCGAGATCTGGTACGTGCGCAACGGCGAGGTCAAGCGGATCGGCAACCTCTCCCAGGGCTGGGCGACGGCCGGTGTGGACGTCACCGTCCGCCCGGACGAGGACCTGGACCGGGTCAAGGCGACGCTCACCGAGGTCGGCGAGGAACTCGCCAAGGCCGAGCCGTGGAACGAGCGCCTGTGGGGTCCCGTCGAGGTGCTCGGCCTGGACAGCGTGCTCATCGACCAGATGACCGTGCGCGTCTCGGCGAAGACCATGCCCGGCAAGGCACTCGGCGTCGAGCGCGAACTGCGCTGGCGCATCAAGCAGACCTTCGACCGGTCCGGGATCCGCATCGTGGGCGGGCTGCCCGTACCCGCCGACGGCGAGGCACCGGCCGACCCCACCGCGGGCATGGCCGCCCCCTCCGCCTACGCCTCCACCACCTCGCCGCAGTCCGCGGCCGCGTCGCCGCTGGCCCCGCCGCAGAACCTGTCGAAGTAG
- a CDS encoding glutamate ABC transporter substrate-binding protein, with translation MTSAPAGTRARPSTHRLRGWGGVAAMAVAIVLTALFVLVPVLHSQPGEDRPQSGGPGVADARPIADTCKNPEASLRPGNKNGPSIDKIKKRGKLLVGVDQNSYHWGYRDPNKPGGSLEGFDIDLAHEIAEKILGDRDKVLFRAIPTNQRIAAVDSGQVDMVVRTMTINCDRIEQVAFSTAYFETGQQVLAPKDSAITGYDESLKGKKLCVASGSTAETKLESDGYGEDIAVKVPNQLDCLVRLQLGEVEAVVTDGALGAGQAAQDPTIELKGEPVTKEYYGIAMDKEAADLVARVNQILVDYRKSGWKTSYTKWLAADLGPSSGPPAPKYR, from the coding sequence GTGACCAGTGCCCCGGCAGGCACAAGGGCACGACCGTCCACGCACCGGCTGCGCGGCTGGGGCGGTGTGGCGGCGATGGCGGTGGCGATCGTGCTGACCGCCCTGTTCGTGCTGGTGCCCGTGCTGCACTCGCAGCCCGGCGAGGACCGGCCGCAGAGCGGCGGCCCGGGGGTCGCGGACGCCCGCCCGATCGCGGACACCTGCAAGAACCCCGAGGCGAGCCTGCGGCCCGGGAACAAGAATGGGCCCTCGATCGACAAGATCAAGAAGCGCGGCAAGCTCCTGGTCGGCGTCGACCAGAACAGCTACCACTGGGGCTACCGGGACCCGAACAAGCCCGGTGGTTCGCTGGAGGGCTTCGACATCGACCTGGCGCACGAGATCGCCGAGAAGATCCTGGGCGACCGCGACAAGGTGCTGTTCCGCGCCATCCCCACCAACCAGCGCATCGCCGCGGTCGACAGCGGGCAGGTCGACATGGTGGTACGGACCATGACGATCAACTGCGACCGCATCGAGCAAGTCGCCTTCTCCACCGCCTACTTCGAGACCGGTCAGCAGGTCCTCGCTCCCAAGGACTCGGCGATCACCGGCTACGACGAGTCGCTCAAGGGCAAGAAGCTGTGCGTGGCGAGCGGTTCGACGGCCGAGACCAAGCTGGAGAGCGACGGCTACGGCGAGGACATCGCCGTCAAGGTGCCCAACCAGCTCGACTGCCTGGTGCGGCTCCAGCTCGGCGAGGTGGAGGCGGTGGTCACCGACGGCGCGCTCGGCGCGGGCCAGGCGGCCCAGGACCCGACGATCGAGCTGAAGGGCGAGCCGGTCACCAAGGAGTACTACGGGATCGCGATGGACAAGGAGGCCGCCGACCTGGTGGCCCGCGTCAACCAGATCCTGGTGGACTACCGAAAGAGTGGCTGGAAGACGTCCTACACGAAGTGGCTGGCGGCCGACCTGGGTCCGTCCAGCGGGCCGCCCGCGCCCAAGTACCGCTGA